In one window of Pseudochaenichthys georgianus chromosome 5, fPseGeo1.2, whole genome shotgun sequence DNA:
- the LOC117447123 gene encoding endothelin-3-like, with amino-acid sequence MHINRTEDRACTSLQQLFYFPGCSRVMAIMPPVDVGLWLLILVTASLANGSPWSAAVSQGEEVEGTPRAVEPCSTCGLQRPPRRFKRCTCYTYKDKECVYYCHLDIIWIHSPEHTVLYGLSSYQAPRRERRSAGPERGGRAQRCACIQQSDSDCSRFCVNRRRPPRAESGADGRNAAL; translated from the exons ATGCACATTAACCGGACTGAGGACCGCGCCTGCACATCTCTTCAACAGCTGTTTTATTTCCCCGGTTGTTCCCGTGTGATGGCTATCATGCCACCTGTCGATGTGGGACTTTGGCTTCTTATCTTGGTGACAGCGTCTTTGGCAAACG GTTCCCCATGGAGCGCAGCTGTGAGCCagggggaggaggtggaggggacGCCCCGTGCAGTGGAGCCCTGCTCTACCTGTGGCCTCCAGCGGCCGCCCAGACGCTTCAAGAGGTGCACATGTTACACCTACAAAGACAAGGAGTGTGTGTATTACTGCCACCTGGACATCATCTGGATCCACTCACCAGA GCACACTGTCCTGTACGGTCTGTCCAGCTACCAGGCGCCCCGACGTGAGCGGCGCTCTGCTGGGCCCGAGCGGGGGGGCAGGGCCCAGCGCTGTGCCTGCATCCAGCAAAGTGACTCCGACTGCAGCCGCTTCTGTGTGAACAG GCGGAGGCCCCCCAGAGCCGAGTCTGGAGCTGACGGGAGGAACGCTGCGCTGTGA